Proteins encoded together in one Chitinophaga varians window:
- a CDS encoding hemagglutinin protein, which translates to MSAPVFNQVGPLLLYELSTLPVGNAPAYWAGYFATASSNLGANAGTTAVWQDISGGFYLFLDKKPADFALFVQELEALRPSLGPPNVVRFVWIMNADQPSLRWQTTSGLAEYTGSGTDITWTLTRAVSFLFGAYQLSITGLSALTYIDDTRGGGIQFTAGGSLDGPEGGYAFGPVAMSFTGPALGAFNSEMNIPRPSNPDFAGVWNALNIGLLYGAAPAAETDLPEDNYTQMVFMPVFDRQKDTLNLGLLFDPLYLQEPTRTALSLFPPSGNPSLILDSYLRTTRGYTIQLTPLTGSGAIPDARFVIGACPVQTGSPDAGLRYHFSPDGAFQVTVKPPASAAATASATVVTDQLLLGLSGLEYANLGSSTYMIAFEGGKPAYIPPPGKDKNVAPDVSEALTAAATTSHLTVLSVNNQGAQPVYFAQPQQAPVFSNRQQREDNVLDYNPIPAYTLHYNEAQRPPVFPSGVYAGLTGTDVAVASGMENASIAPYRSYCLGKEYGTTPINEMPSRRVRAARDPLGVTPQGMVAELTPDYNDYDGLILGNMPGTEYPRVDLSAVQGKFRQVLQSNQLFFVAANVDELMMGTSVRYMLTDGEKPYLLAMGVPQTIIDAVYQTLTGKTQPFETEKDFVACIGTAATVQYLPDFLKIAGILKVEMDGWVFQLSPRSWRTDAASPTIMIGKFCNRTLLDLANDTSSWLWPEVAVRKDSSLAATQTVLVNMFNAAAEPGASEALKIFYKKVVNDPNWNGFLFLNAPADIAEMPDELKFLTAGIDLKQFYAHHIGFSQTPFTVENGMPKLEQTAAFGLINYNDPLDLYADESIPFGFKTMVLLVRFANAALADFSAQVELMLNQMLGTPLSKQIAARGNNLIMDGSYQRVGGAPSYSFALIGQNIFLSGGGSALASIEVLSVQLVNGGNKANLTEVLTTFILSGNLKFVLIEGFDLFSFGPGEDANADYFLRYSGLSIDMQFLMTAPEDQTFTVREANTAFDMTASLARPSSLLNNFPLTVTSLIASPDLSEEGEPPSGQTPEDMGYTSVSAPIDQTPMKPSWYGLVFTLDLGTFGALTGSVSFKISILAAWSLGGGTDGLAVYMGLKLPGINAIAGSFPIQGVLKIGFRNFQFETYQTNDKKLGYLLRLRNFSLSVLLWSFPPGNNNIILFGQPGNPRGSLGWYAAYDSGTNKKTNTMIDPVLRRLETGRRTPPVA; encoded by the coding sequence ATGAGCGCTCCCGTATTTAACCAGGTAGGCCCGTTATTGTTATATGAGCTGTCTACATTGCCTGTCGGCAATGCACCCGCTTACTGGGCCGGATATTTCGCGACGGCCTCCAGCAATCTTGGCGCAAACGCCGGCACCACCGCGGTGTGGCAGGACATCAGCGGCGGGTTCTATTTATTCCTTGATAAAAAGCCCGCAGATTTCGCCTTGTTCGTACAGGAACTGGAGGCCCTGCGCCCCAGCCTGGGGCCGCCCAATGTGGTGCGTTTTGTATGGATCATGAATGCGGACCAGCCTTCTCTGAGATGGCAAACCACTTCAGGCCTTGCGGAATATACAGGCAGCGGGACGGATATAACGTGGACGCTTACACGTGCAGTGTCATTCCTGTTTGGAGCGTACCAGTTGTCCATTACAGGGCTGAGCGCGTTGACATATATTGACGACACCCGTGGCGGCGGTATACAATTCACCGCCGGTGGCAGCCTGGACGGGCCGGAAGGTGGCTATGCATTTGGGCCGGTGGCCATGAGCTTCACCGGGCCGGCATTAGGCGCTTTCAACAGCGAAATGAATATCCCGCGCCCTTCCAATCCTGATTTTGCAGGTGTATGGAACGCGTTAAACATCGGGCTGCTGTACGGAGCAGCTCCGGCGGCAGAAACAGATCTCCCGGAAGATAATTATACACAAATGGTGTTCATGCCTGTATTCGACAGGCAGAAAGATACGTTGAACCTGGGACTGCTGTTTGATCCGCTTTACCTGCAGGAGCCCACCCGCACGGCGCTAAGCCTGTTTCCGCCAAGTGGCAATCCTTCACTTATACTGGACAGCTACCTGCGCACCACGCGGGGGTACACTATACAGCTGACACCATTGACCGGCAGTGGGGCTATTCCGGACGCCAGGTTTGTCATCGGCGCATGCCCGGTGCAAACCGGTTCGCCCGATGCTGGATTACGGTACCACTTCAGTCCTGATGGCGCATTCCAGGTTACGGTGAAACCGCCGGCCAGTGCGGCTGCCACCGCTTCCGCTACTGTTGTCACCGACCAACTGCTGTTGGGCCTCTCGGGGCTGGAGTATGCCAACCTGGGCAGCAGCACTTACATGATAGCATTTGAAGGCGGCAAGCCCGCCTATATTCCGCCACCGGGAAAAGATAAAAACGTGGCGCCCGATGTGTCGGAAGCGCTGACAGCTGCGGCCACCACGTCACATTTAACGGTACTGTCGGTGAACAACCAGGGAGCGCAGCCGGTGTATTTTGCGCAACCGCAACAGGCGCCGGTATTCTCCAACCGTCAACAGCGTGAAGACAATGTACTCGACTATAATCCCATACCAGCGTACACACTTCATTATAATGAAGCCCAACGGCCGCCGGTATTTCCTTCCGGTGTTTATGCAGGGCTCACCGGCACGGACGTAGCCGTTGCGTCCGGAATGGAAAATGCCAGTATCGCACCATACAGAAGCTATTGCCTCGGAAAGGAGTATGGCACGACGCCTATTAATGAGATGCCTTCACGCCGCGTCCGCGCGGCAAGGGACCCGCTGGGCGTTACACCGCAGGGAATGGTGGCTGAGCTGACACCGGATTACAACGATTACGACGGACTGATACTGGGCAACATGCCCGGCACCGAATATCCAAGGGTAGACCTGAGCGCCGTGCAGGGAAAGTTCAGGCAGGTGCTGCAAAGCAACCAGCTGTTTTTTGTAGCGGCAAATGTGGACGAACTGATGATGGGCACTTCCGTACGTTACATGTTAACAGATGGAGAGAAGCCTTATCTGCTGGCGATGGGTGTCCCGCAAACGATCATCGATGCGGTATATCAAACACTGACAGGTAAAACGCAACCCTTTGAAACAGAAAAAGATTTTGTGGCATGCATCGGCACTGCGGCCACAGTACAATATCTCCCCGATTTTCTAAAGATAGCAGGCATCCTGAAAGTGGAAATGGACGGATGGGTATTCCAGCTCTCGCCCAGGTCATGGCGTACAGATGCCGCCAGTCCCACTATCATGATTGGTAAGTTCTGCAACCGCACGTTGCTGGACCTTGCCAATGACACCAGCAGCTGGCTCTGGCCGGAAGTAGCCGTACGTAAAGACAGTTCACTGGCTGCCACGCAGACCGTGCTGGTGAACATGTTCAACGCTGCTGCAGAACCTGGCGCTTCCGAAGCCTTGAAAATATTTTACAAAAAGGTGGTGAATGATCCGAACTGGAACGGCTTCCTGTTCCTGAATGCACCGGCGGATATCGCTGAAATGCCCGATGAACTGAAGTTTCTTACTGCGGGCATCGACCTTAAACAATTTTACGCGCATCACATCGGCTTCTCACAAACACCTTTTACGGTAGAAAATGGCATGCCCAAACTGGAGCAGACCGCTGCGTTTGGGTTGATCAACTATAACGACCCACTTGATCTCTATGCCGATGAAAGCATTCCGTTTGGCTTTAAGACGATGGTGCTGCTGGTGCGTTTTGCCAACGCCGCACTGGCTGATTTCTCCGCACAGGTGGAACTGATGCTGAACCAAATGCTGGGAACACCGCTCAGCAAACAAATAGCCGCACGCGGTAATAACCTCATCATGGACGGTTCCTACCAGCGTGTGGGCGGCGCGCCCAGCTATTCATTTGCCCTGATAGGACAGAATATTTTTCTGTCGGGCGGGGGCTCGGCGCTTGCCTCCATTGAAGTGTTGTCTGTGCAGCTGGTCAATGGCGGCAATAAGGCCAATCTCACAGAAGTGCTGACCACATTCATTCTTTCGGGTAACCTGAAGTTTGTGCTGATAGAAGGGTTTGATCTTTTCTCTTTTGGGCCCGGGGAAGATGCCAATGCAGATTATTTTTTGCGCTACAGCGGATTAAGCATAGACATGCAGTTTCTTATGACAGCGCCCGAAGACCAGACATTTACAGTGCGTGAGGCAAATACCGCTTTTGATATGACAGCCAGCCTGGCCAGGCCTTCTTCTTTGTTGAATAATTTTCCGTTGACGGTCACCTCCCTGATAGCCAGTCCGGATTTATCTGAAGAAGGGGAGCCGCCCAGTGGGCAAACGCCGGAAGACATGGGCTACACTTCTGTTTCGGCCCCTATCGACCAAACACCGATGAAGCCATCCTGGTACGGCCTTGTGTTTACGCTGGACCTGGGGACGTTTGGCGCATTGACCGGAAGTGTGAGCTTCAAAATATCCATCCTGGCTGCGTGGTCGTTGGGTGGGGGGACAGACGGACTCGCAGTGTATATGGGCCTGAAACTTCCGGGCATTAACGCCATTGCCGGTAGTTTTCCAATACAGGGCGTGTTGAAAATCGGCTTCAGGAATTTTCAGTTTGAAACTTACCAGACCAACGATAAGAAGCTGGGATACTTATTACGCCTGCGTAATTTTTCCCTGTCTGTATTGTTATGGAGTTTTCCGCCGGGAAACAATAACATCATACTGTTCGGCCAGCCTGGCAACCCCAGAGGATCACTAGGCTGGTATGCAGCGTATGACAGCGGCACCAATAAAAAAACAAATACCATGATTGATCCGGTGCTGCGCCGTCTTGAAACCGGCAGGCGCACACCGCCGGTAGCATAA
- a CDS encoding Hint domain-containing protein: MSPQPDLAVQRANALLSFHQSLPAGKTTPLNLSDADQCKHAEVMLQAAGRFSDAYPHLYKALYGGSNHSPEGMDTVHLVDSGKTAAGKATASVMACSGGNNMISGGHLVIFDADSGELLAQGENTSVRSGVVVCSTRAASALPAGKKLSVLYLGHTTGDDGATRFFSYANTVSVGNGITVKVTDPVIKNSTDGLIHLGVGRTGGYPTSDYIYTEPQNLNNPWVISPFTGTVPLSGVIDIQHLTVADLTTNIVIQKTGGTNITLNRSTQFTPDSRFVAAFFVGISPNILQFNFPYDGLSHSNTRSIVYDSTSFGSEVVSYFYFAFNGIPLQGGAVAPPFYVCSINFPDEPSLNCTKIPNLYYWWHCLAKGTLVTLEDGSQKPIEEITQDYRVKTADGKSLGVYATVKGTHTSNGTPGEDGIYKVTTANGKSFVATGDHMVFTAANKCSSVHDLAAGDGILTEEGVSTVKSKDAISYDDTFYALALGHPDEQAAPGFPKNMAGYYAAGVLHADQNAMRTQTAARYKDPDYMLPRMKQELHQDYTSALNDMRS, from the coding sequence ATGAGCCCTCAACCAGACCTTGCGGTACAGCGTGCCAATGCACTACTGTCATTCCACCAGTCATTGCCTGCAGGCAAAACCACTCCACTTAATCTTTCCGATGCAGACCAATGCAAACATGCTGAAGTGATGCTGCAGGCAGCCGGCCGTTTCAGCGATGCTTATCCACACCTGTACAAAGCCTTGTATGGCGGCAGCAACCACAGCCCTGAAGGCATGGACACAGTTCATCTGGTGGATTCCGGAAAAACGGCAGCGGGAAAAGCAACAGCGTCAGTGATGGCTTGCTCCGGCGGCAACAATATGATAAGCGGCGGTCACCTCGTGATATTCGATGCCGACAGTGGCGAACTGCTGGCACAGGGAGAGAATACCTCCGTAAGAAGCGGTGTTGTAGTATGTTCTACGCGTGCTGCTTCAGCATTGCCTGCGGGAAAAAAGCTCTCTGTTTTGTACCTCGGCCATACCACTGGCGATGATGGGGCTACCCGGTTTTTCAGCTATGCGAACACGGTTAGCGTAGGCAATGGCATCACCGTAAAAGTAACCGATCCTGTCATCAAAAATTCGACGGACGGCCTTATCCATCTTGGCGTAGGCAGGACAGGAGGGTATCCCACCAGCGATTATATTTATACCGAACCACAGAACCTTAACAATCCCTGGGTCATTTCGCCATTTACCGGCACTGTGCCGCTTAGTGGCGTTATCGATATACAGCATCTCACGGTCGCAGACCTCACTACAAATATTGTGATTCAAAAAACCGGCGGCACTAACATCACATTAAACCGCTCAACCCAGTTCACGCCAGATTCAAGATTTGTAGCTGCTTTCTTTGTTGGAATCTCTCCCAATATTTTACAGTTTAATTTTCCATATGATGGTTTGAGCCATTCCAATACAAGGTCCATCGTCTATGATTCCACTTCTTTTGGCAGTGAAGTGGTGAGCTATTTTTACTTTGCCTTTAACGGTATTCCGCTGCAGGGTGGGGCAGTCGCACCGCCTTTTTATGTATGTAGCATTAATTTCCCCGATGAACCCTCGCTCAATTGTACCAAGATCCCCAACCTCTATTACTGGTGGCATTGCCTGGCCAAAGGCACATTGGTGACACTGGAAGATGGCTCGCAAAAACCGATAGAGGAAATAACACAGGACTACCGGGTGAAAACCGCCGACGGTAAAAGCCTTGGCGTATACGCCACCGTAAAAGGCACACATACCTCCAATGGCACGCCCGGCGAAGACGGCATATACAAAGTGACAACAGCCAATGGAAAAAGTTTTGTGGCCACAGGCGATCACATGGTGTTTACCGCTGCCAACAAATGTAGCAGCGTGCATGACCTCGCGGCAGGCGACGGCATACTCACTGAGGAAGGTGTGTCAACAGTAAAAAGTAAGGATGCCATATCATATGACGATACGTTCTATGCGCTGGCATTGGGGCATCCCGATGAGCAGGCTGCTCCTGGCTTCCCCAAAAACATGGCAGGCTATTATGCCGCCGGCGTATTACATGCCGACCAGAACGCCATGCGTACTCAAACAGCTGCCAGGTACAAAGATCCCGACTATATGCTGCCCCGTATGAAACAGGAGCTTCACCAGGATTACACTTCTGCATTGAACGATATGCGTTCTTAA
- a CDS encoding PLP-dependent aminotransferase family protein, protein MKVYKFEAFTNVIEKNIREGIFKPGHKLPSVRDLKEQYQTSISTIQQGYEYLVACGLVESVPKSGYYVSNRPDLSDQQVKARHRPVVRDAIFKHHLGLTTSLKEGRQFSEFNVAAPGDLLIPQKLLLRTMQQVIREQGASLLRYYPSNGSPALKENIIKKAAVHQTILNPDELLITDGALQALYIALSAVCSPGDVIAVESPCVFSVLEVIRVLQLRVIEVPVDPYAGFDIDFLKKACRTNAIKAVIVTPNFHNPTGILMTDEQKLALLSVAHQHHVALIENDVYGDLYFHGQRPSAIKRFDDSGLVLSYASYAKTLAPGIRVGWLSAGKFMQRAEQIRFALGSTVSPLYQETASRLLAGNSYDRHVRSFRMQLAKNAHQAINLLSAYFPEKASIFTPSGGYNIWVKMPDDTDMVYFYDQCGKIGVRFTPGYTFSFSGAYDKYFRLVFADRFSSKRTEALRLAGQRAQ, encoded by the coding sequence ATGAAGGTGTATAAATTCGAAGCCTTTACCAACGTCATCGAAAAAAACATACGCGAGGGAATTTTCAAGCCCGGGCATAAACTACCTTCTGTCCGCGATCTGAAAGAGCAGTACCAGACAAGCATCAGCACGATACAGCAGGGCTATGAATACCTGGTGGCCTGTGGACTGGTGGAGAGCGTGCCTAAATCGGGTTACTATGTCAGCAACAGACCTGACTTGTCAGACCAGCAGGTGAAGGCCAGACACAGGCCAGTGGTGAGGGACGCCATCTTTAAGCATCATCTTGGCCTCACTACCTCTCTGAAGGAAGGACGGCAGTTCTCAGAATTTAATGTGGCGGCTCCCGGTGATCTGTTGATACCACAGAAATTATTGCTCCGTACCATGCAGCAGGTGATCAGGGAACAAGGCGCTTCGTTGTTACGTTATTACCCTTCAAACGGATCGCCGGCATTAAAGGAAAACATCATTAAAAAAGCAGCTGTCCATCAAACCATTTTAAACCCCGATGAACTGTTGATTACGGACGGTGCCCTACAGGCACTGTACATCGCTTTGTCTGCTGTTTGTAGCCCGGGCGATGTGATTGCTGTGGAAAGTCCTTGTGTGTTTTCTGTCCTGGAAGTGATCAGGGTACTACAGCTCAGGGTGATAGAAGTGCCCGTTGATCCATACGCCGGATTTGATATCGATTTTTTGAAGAAAGCCTGTCGCACCAATGCTATTAAAGCTGTTATTGTAACACCTAATTTTCATAACCCTACCGGGATATTAATGACCGATGAACAGAAGCTGGCGCTGTTGTCTGTAGCCCATCAACACCATGTTGCGTTGATCGAGAACGATGTGTACGGAGACCTGTACTTTCACGGGCAACGGCCTTCTGCGATCAAAAGATTTGATGACAGCGGACTGGTGTTGTCTTATGCATCCTATGCGAAAACACTGGCGCCGGGAATACGCGTGGGTTGGCTGTCGGCGGGTAAATTTATGCAACGTGCCGAGCAGATCAGGTTTGCATTGGGGAGCACCGTTTCCCCCTTGTACCAGGAGACGGCCAGCCGCTTGCTGGCCGGCAACAGTTACGACCGGCATGTTCGCTCCTTCAGAATGCAGCTGGCGAAGAATGCACATCAGGCCATCAATTTATTGTCCGCTTATTTTCCGGAAAAGGCTTCCATCTTTACGCCTTCAGGTGGATATAACATATGGGTAAAGATGCCGGATGATACAGATATGGTCTACTTCTATGACCAATGTGGAAAGATAGGCGTGCGGTTTACACCGGGTTACACCTTCTCGTTTTCAGGCGCTTATGATAAATATTTCAGGTTGGTTTTTGCGGACAGGTTTTCTTCCAAAAGGACGGAAGCGCTTCGGCTGGCCGGCCAGCGGGCACAGTGA
- the dxs gene encoding 1-deoxy-D-xylulose-5-phosphate synthase gives MPEHYNIDTPDDLRRLPVTSLQHLCGEIRSFLIDHVASNGGHFSSSLGVVELTVALHYVFNTPEDKLVWDVGHQAYPHKLLTGRKSRFHSNRLLEGISGFPSRDESIYDAFGTGHSSTSISAILGMACAAKYRGDHTRQHIAVIGDGAMTAGMAFEALNNAGYEQPNMLVILNDNNMSIDANTGALQNYLTELTTGKHYNALKSHIRKLLTHPGQPANWPVEVARKLQKAVKGGLLRYSNLFEALNIRYFGPVDGHDLPKLVHVLEKLKPIPGPKLLHCVTTKGQGFAPAMTDHAKWHAPKKFDRATGATLDADTTTTFQQVFGDTLITLANSNPKIIAITPAMLSGSALTNMKKQMPERVFDVGITEQHAVTFAAGLAADGLLPYCTIYSTFLQRAYDQVIHDVALQKLNVVFCIDRAGVTGQDGPTHHGAFDIAFLRCVPGIIGASPMDAEDFRDLLFTAQAGESHGPFAVRYPKGTTAPLPPTAGFRKLAIGKGRKIRSGRDIAILSLGPVGQYVTAACKELEAYHLDVAHYDLRFFKPLDETLLHEVFSRFSTVITVEDGCIQGGAGSAVMEFMVEQGYHVTLKRLGLPDTFATQGTQQQLHELYGYDKKGIVQAVREVAGRVKKPEADFQIH, from the coding sequence ATGCCCGAACACTATAATATTGACACCCCCGATGATTTACGGCGCCTGCCCGTTACCTCCCTGCAACACCTTTGCGGGGAGATAAGGTCTTTCCTGATAGATCACGTTGCCTCGAACGGAGGTCATTTCAGTTCCAGTCTCGGTGTAGTGGAGCTGACAGTAGCGCTGCATTATGTATTCAACACTCCGGAAGACAAACTGGTCTGGGATGTTGGCCATCAGGCATATCCGCATAAACTGCTGACCGGAAGAAAAAGCCGATTTCATTCCAACAGGCTGCTGGAGGGCATCAGCGGTTTCCCTAGCAGGGACGAGAGCATATACGACGCCTTCGGCACCGGTCATTCTTCCACTTCCATTTCAGCTATACTGGGCATGGCCTGTGCCGCCAAATACCGGGGCGATCACACCCGTCAACACATCGCCGTGATCGGTGACGGCGCGATGACAGCAGGCATGGCCTTTGAAGCCCTGAACAACGCAGGTTATGAACAGCCTAATATGCTGGTGATACTGAACGATAACAATATGTCGATCGACGCCAATACCGGCGCGCTACAAAACTATCTCACCGAGCTGACCACCGGCAAACATTACAATGCGTTAAAGTCGCACATCAGGAAGTTGTTAACACATCCCGGGCAGCCAGCCAACTGGCCCGTGGAAGTGGCCAGGAAACTTCAGAAAGCCGTAAAAGGAGGGCTCCTGCGCTACAGTAATCTCTTCGAAGCGCTGAACATCCGGTATTTCGGTCCGGTTGACGGGCATGACCTGCCGAAGCTGGTCCATGTACTGGAGAAACTGAAGCCCATCCCGGGGCCGAAATTATTGCATTGCGTCACCACCAAAGGCCAGGGCTTTGCACCGGCCATGACCGACCATGCCAAATGGCATGCGCCCAAAAAATTCGACAGGGCCACCGGCGCCACATTAGATGCAGACACCACCACCACTTTTCAGCAGGTATTCGGCGATACGTTAATAACACTGGCCAACAGCAATCCGAAAATTATAGCAATAACACCCGCGATGTTATCCGGAAGCGCGCTCACCAATATGAAAAAACAAATGCCGGAACGCGTATTTGACGTAGGCATCACCGAACAGCATGCCGTAACTTTTGCTGCCGGTCTGGCCGCCGATGGCTTGCTCCCCTACTGCACCATCTACTCCACTTTCTTACAACGCGCCTATGACCAGGTGATCCACGACGTGGCCCTGCAGAAGCTGAATGTCGTCTTCTGTATTGACCGGGCCGGTGTGACAGGTCAGGATGGGCCAACGCACCACGGCGCATTTGACATCGCTTTTTTAAGATGTGTGCCCGGTATCATCGGTGCCTCCCCGATGGACGCGGAAGACTTCAGGGACCTGCTCTTCACCGCCCAGGCCGGTGAAAGCCACGGGCCGTTTGCGGTCCGTTACCCTAAAGGGACGACAGCGCCCCTGCCTCCAACTGCCGGTTTCAGAAAGCTGGCCATAGGCAAAGGACGTAAAATACGTTCCGGCAGGGATATCGCCATTCTTTCCCTTGGCCCCGTGGGACAATACGTGACAGCAGCCTGCAAGGAGCTGGAAGCATATCATTTAGACGTAGCACATTATGATCTTCGCTTCTTTAAGCCACTGGACGAGACATTACTACATGAAGTGTTCAGCAGGTTTTCAACGGTGATCACCGTAGAAGATGGTTGTATACAGGGAGGTGCAGGAAGTGCAGTGATGGAGTTTATGGTGGAGCAGGGTTATCACGTTACATTAAAGCGATTGGGACTGCCGGACACATTTGCCACACAAGGCACGCAGCAGCAGCTGCATGAATTGTACGGGTATGATAAAAAAGGGATTGTTCAGGCGGTGAGAGAAGTGGCGGGAAGGGTAAAGAAGCCGGAAGCTGATTTTCAAATTCATTAA
- a CDS encoding SRPBCC family protein, with product MANILHRVGVKTASPDNVYRTLTTRDGLAGWWTTDTKGEGDQVGNIIEFRFGNDGFDIKVKKLQAPTQVEWEVLDGPQEWIGTTISFELKQEGDYIILLFKHLNWKEPVEFMHHCSTKWAIFLMSLKSLVETGKGAPFPVDVKVDNWN from the coding sequence ATGGCGAACATCTTACACCGTGTGGGCGTTAAAACGGCTTCGCCCGATAACGTTTACCGCACACTTACAACAAGGGACGGACTTGCCGGCTGGTGGACCACCGACACCAAAGGAGAAGGTGACCAGGTGGGCAATATCATCGAATTCCGGTTTGGCAATGATGGATTCGATATAAAAGTCAAAAAACTACAAGCCCCCACACAAGTGGAATGGGAAGTACTGGATGGCCCGCAGGAATGGATCGGCACCACCATCAGTTTTGAACTGAAACAGGAAGGCGATTACATCATCCTGCTGTTTAAGCATCTGAACTGGAAAGAGCCGGTAGAGTTCATGCACCATTGCAGCACGAAGTGGGCCATATTCCTGATGAGCCTGAAATCACTGGTAGAAACAGGGAAAGGCGCCCCCTTTCCTGTTGATGTCAAAGTTGACAACTGGAACTAA
- a CDS encoding DUF5074 domain-containing protein — MPVGTGEVAIINVLSQNGVAQEDTLVFKAKAPQGSTFNWTVNGKGTTATDSIFKFVSTDMGEHIIAVTASTNNKKVSSQTSVTVYGKYKYGTFILNEGNMTTENGSLIFISPKGVITDSAYFKANGTQLGNVAQDLFISNNKIYIISQNGKKNAVGDAFSNDGLLVVANAETLKKVAAYNDELAALSWPTHVAVLNEENVIIRDNNGLYRFNPITKALTFIKGSRSAAKLTLAVSNNKIFAAAGSKVYVVEPNKDTLTYALDMKGSVSGVVRASDGNIWVSTTGSPAKISKINFRDYSLIKANDIITGSVSAGFGATPGITAKGDTLYFSGAGTKIYRHVFSMGATEFMADAKTVVQNANIVYNNIAVHPVTGEVYLNTMKAYGRDYLTNNISVFNFNNKDILSANYKDHTKFPAGIFFTESFN; from the coding sequence ATGCCGGTTGGGACCGGAGAAGTAGCCATCATCAATGTGCTTTCTCAAAACGGTGTAGCACAGGAAGACACCCTGGTGTTTAAAGCAAAGGCGCCACAGGGCAGCACCTTCAACTGGACCGTCAACGGCAAGGGCACCACCGCTACCGACTCCATTTTTAAATTTGTATCAACGGACATGGGTGAACATATTATCGCTGTCACCGCTTCCACCAATAATAAAAAGGTCTCCTCCCAGACAAGTGTTACCGTATATGGAAAATACAAATACGGCACCTTTATTTTAAATGAGGGCAACATGACCACGGAGAACGGATCACTGATATTCATCAGTCCCAAAGGCGTAATAACGGACAGTGCTTACTTTAAGGCCAATGGCACCCAACTGGGAAACGTGGCACAAGACCTCTTCATCAGCAACAACAAAATATACATCATTTCCCAAAACGGTAAAAAGAACGCGGTAGGCGACGCTTTTAGCAACGACGGCCTGCTCGTTGTGGCCAATGCGGAAACGCTTAAAAAGGTAGCCGCCTACAACGATGAACTGGCCGCATTAAGCTGGCCTACGCATGTGGCAGTGTTAAACGAGGAAAATGTCATCATCCGTGATAACAATGGCTTATACAGATTTAATCCGATCACCAAAGCCCTCACCTTTATCAAAGGCTCCCGGTCTGCCGCCAAGCTGACCCTGGCCGTTTCCAACAATAAAATATTTGCCGCCGCCGGCTCTAAAGTATATGTCGTGGAACCGAATAAGGACACGCTCACCTATGCTTTGGATATGAAAGGGTCTGTAAGCGGTGTGGTAAGAGCCAGTGACGGTAATATCTGGGTATCCACCACCGGATCACCTGCTAAAATTTCCAAAATCAATTTCAGGGACTACTCCCTGATAAAAGCCAATGATATCATCACAGGCAGCGTGAGCGCAGGTTTTGGGGCTACGCCGGGCATCACGGCTAAGGGGGACACGCTTTATTTCAGCGGCGCCGGTACCAAAATATACCGCCACGTTTTCAGCATGGGCGCAACTGAATTTATGGCAGATGCAAAGACAGTCGTTCAGAATGCCAACATCGTATACAACAATATCGCTGTACATCCGGTCACAGGAGAAGTATACCTGAACACCATGAAGGCTTATGGCAGAGACTACCTGACTAATAATATCAGCGTGTTCAACTTTAACAATAAAGATATTTTAAGCGCTAACTATAAAGACCACACGAAATTTCCTGCTGGTATATTCTTCACCGAATCCTTTAACTAA